The window AGAGAGGAGCTGGTGGTCACGGTTTGCTTCTGATTCCACAGAGGTTATAACTGGCATGTTGAGCTGCTGGTCAGAgagaacctcctcctccttacagacatgttgctgtgggagctctggagggacagacaacaaaagaaataggaCACCACTGTTACTGGAGAAAAGACCAGAACACTTGCTCTCTTTTTCctgagaccatagactgtaaaatttAATGGACAGAGCTTCTGGGTCAGAAAAGTGGAGTGGAGCCAATGCTGAAGCTCAGTAAAGCTGCCTTCTATCTAATTttcagcagggggcgactccactgggTGCAAAAATAAGTCTGATCTATAATGgagtttttccattacatggtacctgctcgactctgCAGATTAGTACCACCTCATGCGTGATGCAAGCGTGgttggtcgtcatagcaggaaaattGTGACATCGATTCACCCGGTTCGcgatttcattttcaaataacttagattttttttttattaaaagaaaaaattatttatttttcttatttaattttacgagccgactgcatcacaaacgctactttTTTCactgagttttaaacatagactgtataaaactggttttaaagcgctccaaGTGCTGCAATGCTCTTTTTACCTGTTTGAGTATTAGAGTGAACCTCTGACATGTTAGTGTTGTCTACGTTGTTGCTGTGACTTCTGCTCTTGCGTCGTCTCTTCTTTGGTTCTGGCTCTGCATTTCTAGCTGATCCTGAGTCTCCATGCTGGCCTCCTTTCTGATCTTGGCTCTCAGCTCCATGAGAGTTGTGAGAGAGGAGCTGGTGGTCACGGTTTGCTTCTGATTCCACAGAGGTTATAACTGGCATGTTGAGCTGCTGGTCCGAgagaacctcctcctccttacagacatgttgctgtgggagctctggagggacagacaacaaaagaaataggatACCAATGTTATTGGAGAAAGGACCAGAACActagggctgtaatctcccagtcCACTagtcaatagatagatagatagatagatagatatttatagatcccccaaaaaatgggaaattacggtgttacagcaggacATGTACAtaagtcacacaacacagaatataaataaaaatataaatgagataatagtaaaaaatatacatacaatatacatgaaataataataataaaatataagaacaaatgtttaaatatatacgggatgggaaaacaaaaatgtgcaactgcttaagtaatatgctaaatgtatgctaaaatgtaaatgaaccaattgtgcaggttgcccttagtgcagtattgtggtgtctaaaagtctcatctagcacccagtgatgacatgttaaagagttttattgcttGTGGTAGGAAGGATATTgttaatatacagcgccagcacgccgCACCATCACGCAAAACGTAAGGGACTCAAAGAGAAAGTTTCAGAGTTAATACAACACAGCGAGGCACTGAGCTTGACCACAgatatgtttaaatatacagtgtatattaaAGTAGACGTGCCTTTTGTGTTTAAgagtaaaagctttaaattCTTCCTAGATTCTCCGACCATGTGTCTGTTTGTTATACAGTGAACCCTCGCGATGTTGCAGTTCACCTTCCACCGTCTCGCTGCTTCACGGATTTGCAGCGGCTCAGTCAGAAGAGCTGTGAAATACACCGGAGTCACTATTTTTCCTACTgtactttgtattgtttttcataatcatttttcattttctcccgTTCTAATCCAGTGACTCTggtcgcggggggggggggggtgctgatCTTCGCAATTTGAAGCCTTCCGTTCGTATTgatgattaaaattattattttacagtacagtagttatttgtaaaaaaaaaaacgggaaaaaccaaaaaaggaaggaaaaaccAAATGAGGGGAAACAACTGGTAACTTACTAGAAACTAAATCCATGGTGCTAAACTGCTTGAATATCTCCGACCGTTAAAAACAGACTGACAACCCGTTGAAAGAGCAGAATATACAGTATCAAATAACTTATACATGTAAACAACACTAACCTCTGTTTCCATTCAAAACACCGTTATAATAGCCTAGTTTGAAACATGCCTAATTTTATAATAGGCTATGTCTCTACTTAGCAAGAAAAGGCTAATCAGTGTCATGTGTAGCTTGGTAGATCATTGATAGATACATGTCAACATTAGCTATGTCAGATTTAGTAGAAGTAGATCTTAACATTGAAACACAGGGCTGtgacaccgggggggggggggggtggagacgCAACAGACCACCCTCTTTGGATTTGACCCGGTGGACTTGTATCAAAATTAAAGTAAACCATGTTTAGCCATTTTGATTTAAAGGTTTTGACTAAAACATCTTAGTGTGTTATATTAGGTTACAATTAAATATAATAGCTAAATAACAAATGTATCCTTCATAAAGAAAGATGAGATCTGAGGAGGATGGGGGTGAAGAGAGCATGAGTGTTGCTGAGCGCAGTGTGGAAATGAGAGAAGGAACTGGAAAGTAGGCCCAGCAATGCAGACCAGTTTTTGCCAGAGGATCCAGGACTACGGCCAGATAAATTAACGATGATCAGAGACGCCATAGCACACAGGTTGGCAAGTAAAGGTACAGAGAAAACTAATGTGGTAGGCCTAGTAACCACAGTAAAGAAGTCTAATGTTGAGAAAGGAGGCTTAAAATGTGTGTAGACAAATCAGCCTACTCCTACTACCTAGCATTAGTTAATAGTTATTACCTATAAACATCTAGGCCTATAGATATGTGTACAGAGCCCGGTTATTTATATTGGGGGGGAGTTGAGGAACACGGGAGCCCATCAGGACTAGGGCCCAGGAtcttgtgctacgcccctggatGTGACTGCTTcttctataaaatataaaatacatatagcTTGCATTGTCTGGCCATAAGCAAATGGCCCATTGGCACAGttgataatataattataaaactattttccatataaaaacaaaaagtgcttGTGTAGATTTAAGCTGTGCATCCTTAAATTGTTCCTGTCCAACATCTCAGTTAGTGTCTGTAGTGGTCCTagttagtctggagccctgaaCTGGCTTCGGCTGACCTGTCTGCACATTAGCATCATGGAGGCTAATTAACTTTGTTTATAACATGGTTTGATGAACCAGAATGACAGGGGTCCTGGAAGTTGGCCCATCCCGGTCTGATGTCAGTGTAACCAGAGGGTGACCGGAGAGAAGAAGTAAAGGTACCAACCTGCTCTGTGCAGCCGGAGCTGAGGGCTGAAAACAGCGTCCAGTCGTTTCCGTTGGCGCTCGTGCTCCTCTTTAGAACGACACagttcctcctcgtactctgctatcgttctttcaaccagcccaaatatctcttcagcagccgcagttagtCGCTGCTCCACCAGCCCTCTCAGCATTTGGACTTTAGACATTTTCACACAATGATAGAAACTTTCCCTCCGAACAAACTCCGTCAAAAAcgctgtttgttttccttcaaaCTGTTGCTAAGCAGCTAGCATGCTAAGCTAGCGTCGTTAGCTTTGTAGCTTCCGGGAGATGAGTCCGAGGTAAAACATTCAGAAAGAAGGTGAGCAGCACAAAGTCCATCAGACAGGTTTATCCGGACACACACAGGCTCTGAAGGACCACATCTGTTGGAGCTCACACACTTTCTCAGCACAACAAACCGACTCCAATGTTTTCACTCACGTTAGTCGCCATATTGCTCAAAGAATAACATCCGGTTTTGCTGGAGCTTGGTGAatagccttcaaaataaaggtttgTATAAAAAGGAGGTACAAGAAGTGGTTTATTTCAATGGTAAACATTCTTCAATTCCTAAAAACGTCTTGCTCAAACAACtttgatataaatatatttaaataaataaaatatatataaatatatattagatataaaaAATTGTCTTTAATGGATAGTTTTAGTTTACCCGGCCATAGCCAGACTAATAACCTATATGTGGTTGggagatttttattattaaaggccagttattacatggattgggatactatgcatcctgataaaattCCTTTgtcttttggaattaaaataccccgaCTCTAGACTCCATCTGGGActtggaaacaaaacaagacactcttgctgttttttcatgttggtttttggCACTTTACTAATGTGCCAAAAACActaatgtgcatgtttttgatTCTTCTCCTCAGACGTCCAGCAGCTGTCGGTGGTTAAAGCAgaggttccccctgagcagcagggTTGGAGCTCCAGTCTGGGCTCTGGTCCCCATGGTGACAAGTCGAGCTGGGGGTacagtgaggtggatagaggtggaggatctgagggagcgggaggggacggcgatGTGAAGGAGTTCAGTTAGGtatggaggagcaaggttatggacggctttgaaagtatgcagaaagattttaaattatattctgaattgaactggaagccaatggagctgctggaggacaggggttatatgatgaaaagggggttctggtgacgacacgagctgctgagttctgaagaagttgaagtttatggaaaGAGGCCAAatagttacagtagtcaaggcgggaggtgacgaggctgtggataaggatggaggcagtgtgagtggtaagggacggacggaggtggttaatgttgcgtaggtggaagtatgcagaccggcagatattatttatgtgtgactgaaaggataAGGAGGAgtcgaggatgacgcccagactcttgtcctgaggggaaggggagaccaaggagttgtcaaGTGGTAGAGTGAAACTGTTGATGAAAAAATGCCAGTACTTTatcaaaaaatgttatcactctttgtcatttttctttggcattgttgatttgactagtgagtaggtttaggtctgtgtgaatatgggcccCACATTTTGAGGGGAGGTTTAGGAAGGTTCCAAcagctatcttttatgtgagctgaTTGCTCACACGTTGACTATTCacattggtgttttaaaaaaggcagtgattttagctttgatttactcatcagctctttttttaagtgattttagacgtggaacgagccatcttttatttcccgtggaggtccaagtgggaacgagtgcaaagaagagtgatgaagaagccaaaagagaaaagagggaaaggagtgttattgtttttaggaagcagatttacagctatacactttgcaaatcagtgtctcaccctggccgccatcaaagatgccatttggacctcaaGAAATTTGCTGGTCAAAAACAAGTCTTTGCAAGTCTTTgatcttggacagttaccttccaatctaaaactgtatatcctattgtctctggaacaacagttggcagttggaggagtaatggctctttacagtgaatatgcaaaagaagatgttcacaagttcagcccaggtaaatgctcagcccatattcacacagacctaaacctacttacttaatgctggttacaatattctaaaatcactgccagagaaaaatgacaaagtgtgataacattttttaataaagtatatggctttttccttgcaaaggtttttttcccaataacatttacaagcataccgttagttacggtgcctgtgtttgtcacaaTGTGGAGAGCTGatacttgcaggtagtgtggccgagcggtctaaggcgctggattaaggctccagtctctctggaggcgtgggttcaaatcccaccactgccatttgcaaatataacatagctggaagccaaccaacgtgatctcttacagctgtgtcatttgggctgaacttggtgaagtaactagaatcatccatcacctagctgagattgttccttgttaacctgaggttcaacaattggtgaaaccttcctttccagcactttggagtagaaaatcaacaaataattgcgATAGTTAATCTTGATCTctaattgtcgttatcatttcggccataatcatgcagctcaaagagattttatcaaaccagattgggcaagtaacctttctgctgacttcttgtaaaaaaagcaactaacacaactcaaagaaagctactgcgatggctgggaatcgaaccaaGGTCAACAGCTTGGAAGGCAGCtttgctcaccactataccaccatcactgggcagcACTTTTTCACTTCACATCTTGTAATACATTTCGGtatggttcaaatctggctcgaaggagaagtttttttccaga of the Etheostoma spectabile isolate EspeVRDwgs_2016 unplaced genomic scaffold, UIUC_Espe_1.0 scaffold00004340, whole genome shotgun sequence genome contains:
- the LOC116677067 gene encoding uncharacterized protein LOC116677067, encoding MSKVQMLRGLVEQRLTAAAEEIFGLVERTIAEYEEELCRSKEEHERQRKRLDAVFSPQLRLHRAELPQQHVCKEEEVLSDQQLNMPVITSVESEANRDHQLLSHNSHGAESQDQKGGQHGDSGSARNAEPEPKKRRRKSRSHSNNVDNTNMSEVHSNTQTELPQQHVCKEEEVLSDQQLNMPVITSVESEANRDHQLLSHNSHGAESQDQKGGQHGDSGSTRNAEPEPKKRRRKSRSHSNNVDNTNMSETDGISNETAVRPGP